The Rhinoraja longicauda isolate Sanriku21f chromosome 17, sRhiLon1.1, whole genome shotgun sequence genome includes a region encoding these proteins:
- the spcs1 gene encoding signal peptidase complex subunit 1 has protein sequence MISYFKSLPTHMDYKGQQLAEQTFQRVIIASAIIGFIYGYIIEQFGWTVYIVLAGFAISCLLTLPPWPMYRNHPLNWQPAIEPEEKKQTECAKKPKKHK, from the exons ATGATTTCCTACTTTAAGTCGCTCCCTACTCACATg GACTATAAGGGACAACAGTTAGCAGAACAAACTTTTCAACGAGTAATTATTGCATCTGCT ATTATTGGCTTCATTTATGGCTACATAATTGAGCAGTTTGGATGGACTGTTTACATAGTTCTGGCTGGTTTTGCCATTTCATGCTTG CTCACTCTCCCTCCATGGCCTATGTATCGTaaccatccattgaattggcagcCAGCAATAGAGCCAGAGGAGAAAAAGCAAACAGAGTGTGCCAAGAAACCTAAAAAGCATAAATAA